The following are from one region of the Salvia hispanica cultivar TCC Black 2014 chromosome 1, UniMelb_Shisp_WGS_1.0, whole genome shotgun sequence genome:
- the LOC125220802 gene encoding E3 ubiquitin-protein ligase UPL2-like isoform X5: MASIRSSLPSRLRQLLSSEGAIGPSVKLDAEPPPRIKAFVDKVIQCPLQDIAIPLSGFRWEYGKGNFHHWGPLFLHFETYFKTYLSHRNDLLLSDDILGDVSPFPKQAVLQILRVMQIILENCHTKSSFSVIEHFKLLLASTDPEIITAALETLSAFVKISPSKLHVSGKLVGCGSVNACLLSLAQGWGSKEEGLGLYSCVTLHERTQEDGLCLFPLEAKNDSDKLQNRVGSTLDFELRSTSPSDVEASDSTNSSGVRVIQIPDNQLQEQDDLSLMKFCIEHYNVPSDLRFPLLTRIRYARALRSSRICRLYSKICLLSFIVLVQSSDSHDELVSFFANEPEYTNELIRIVRSEENISGTIRTLAMTALGAQLAAYSASHERARILSGSSISFAGGNRMILLNVLQRAIISLNNSVDLSSVAFIEALLQFYLLHVISSSSSGSVVRGSGMVPTFLPLLEDSDPSRLHLVCLAAKTLQKLMDYSNTAVTLFRDLGGVELLVQRLQIEVHRVIDFTGSRDSSMAMGECPKYNIDQLYNQKRLIRALLKALGSATYATANSARSQNSYDVSLTPILLMLFSNKEKFGGDIYSSAVTLMSEMIHKDPTCFNVLFDLGLPSAFLSSIVLGVLPASKAITCIPNGLGAICLNSKGLEAVRETSALHFLVDIFTDKKYVMAMSEGIIPLANALEELFRHVSSLRGYGVDLMIEIIDKIALLGDTKISGSSEKLDGSEAMDMDSIESDDKENIGDSVADGPVQGIGDEQCIQLSIFHVIVLVHRTMENSETCRLFVEKSGIESLLKLLLRPSITQSSEGMSIALHSTMVFKCFTQHHSTPLARAICSSLREHLKETLSRTTAISGSFLLDPRASPDPLIFSSLSLVEFLLFLAASKDNRWVTALLTEFGNGSKDVLEDIGRIHREVLWQISLLEDTKAEAEDQLTGTANTSRQSELGMNDAEDPRLNSFRQFLDPLLRRRTSGWSFESQFFDLINLYRDLTRSSSLHQRQSADAPSSSQVAANQEDESGSSGSYHQSCCDMVSSLSIHITHLFQELGKVMLLPSRRRDDTLTVSPPSKSVASTFASIAMDHMNFGGHISPSGSEDLVTTKCRYYGKVVEFIDSILLDKPDSCNPVMLNCLYGRGVIRTVLTTFEATSQLPFAISRAPASPMETDEGKQNDVEKADQLWTYGPSASYGKLLDHLATSSYILSPFNKHLLTQPLVPGDIPFPRDAETFVKVLQSMVLKAVLPVWTHPRFHECNYEFITTVVNIFKHVFSGVEVKSVGSNVGRTGPPPTETTISTIVEMGFTRSQAEEALRQVGSNSVELAMEWLFSHPEEPQEDDELARALAMSLGNSTTETKEEDTTEDTQNVEEELVQLPPVDELLLTCKILLQMKETLAFPVRDLLVMICSQNEGQERPRVISFIIEQVKLCGDISDSGNQKMLSAFFHVLALILNEDSAARELAYKSGLVKVASDLLQLWIHSNEQDSSQVPKWATSAFIAIDRLAQVDAKLNADVIELLKKNDTDNQTSIVIEEEKQNKLSLGSPLKYLDTMEQKRLIEIACGCIRKQLPSETMHAVLQLSSTLTRTHSVAVSFLDAGGLQLLLSLPASSLFVGFDNVAAIIIRHILEDSQTLQQAMESEIRHSFITFANRQSSGRLTPRNFLSNLSSVLQRDPVIFLQAAKAVCQVEMVGERPYMVLIKDREKDRKDKDKDKTEEKEKQTNDGKVSTATTMPAAVGSGHVKLPDANSKNSKIHKKPPQSFVTVIDTLLDSVLAFTPSMEDESVNKVGSASTDMEIDVSASNSKGKSVASVSELNVASHQESSVSLAKVVFILKLLTEILLMYSSSVHILVRKDAEVCSYRGTQKGVNACLTGGIFHHVLHKFLPFSKNQKKEKKTEIDWHHKLASKANHFLVASGVRSTEARKRIFTEISYVYNEFVDSCNGFRAPKSDIQALTDLLNDVLAARTPSGSYISAEASVTFIEAGLVQSLTRTLRVLDLDHTDSPKVVTGIVKVLESVSKEHVHAFESTSARGERLKSTDPNQARDANGASSQAVDATADANENLMPTDESELFHSVQNYGGSEAVTDDMEHDQDIHGGFAAADDDYMQENAEGTQNLDETVGIRFEIRSGVQGNLDEDEDDEDDEISGDEGDEVDEDEDEDADDDHNDIEEDEAHHLPHPDTDQDDHEIDEDEFDEEVMDEDEDEEDDEDGVIVRLGEGMNGVNVFDHIEVFGRDSIANETFHVMPVEIFGSRRQGRTTSIYNLLGRNGDTNVPSQHPLLVEPHSSTSAGPPRLSENDRDAFSDRNAEGSLSRLDSIFRSLRNGRQGHRFNLLSNEGQLSGGSGSSVIPQGLEEVLVSRLRRPSSEKSSNHTTAVESQNKNEESPSSEFAETTAENQGNGGGSNAPPPSSVILDSTRSADNVPATNQLNQGTETSSRQPQLVEAQYDHTDVLRDVEAVSQESGGSGATLGESLRSLDVEIGSADGHDDGGDRQAGGDARLRRGAPLFTNNNASIGGRDASLHSVSEVSEDLVREADQTGPSQEEQHNRDAESIDPAFLDALPEELRAEVLSAQPSEATQVQNPEPQNNGDIDPEFLAALPPDIREEVLAQQRAQRLHQSQELEGQPVEMDTVSIIATFPSDIREEVLLTSSDAILANLTPALVAEANMLRERFARRYNQNLFGLHPRNRRGESSRRGDGLDRVGGALTRRSTGVKPVEADGSPLVDTEGLKALIRLLRVVQPLYKSQQRLLLNLCANADTRIDLLKILMDLLMLDKKKYHTDLSALESPYRLYACQSHVMYSRPQYVDGVPPLVSRRALETLTYLARNHPLVAKLLLEFRLPQFKKSSSSDEERGKSVMLLDEQKEYPEGQASFTLLLSLLNQSLYLRSVAHLEQLLNLLDVVIDYGERKSNPSNEAGSSASEQPSDPQVSTPAVDMNVGSSTASGEGNSSMQATSPEADSEQIAATVLNNLPNPELQLLCSLLAREGLSDNAYTLVADVLRKLVAIAPIHCHLFINELAGSVQSLTHSAIEELHLFGDIEKALLNTTTHGAPVLRVLQALSSLVVLLRDKDKKHQIIPDTEHNTAISLVWDINTALEPLWQELSSCISKIENYSDVAPDLSPSAVKPSSSVPPLPAGPRSSINTIITTVLSEYLLEELTFLKIHIISCV, encoded by the exons ATGGCGAGTATAAGATCGAGCTTGCCGTCGAGGCTTCGGCAGCTCCTCTCTAGTGAAGGGGCAATCGGCCCCTCCGTTAAACTCGACGCGGAGCCT CCTCCAAGAATAAAGGCTTTTGTCGACAAGGTGATTCAGTGCCCATTACAGGATATAGCGATACCTCTTTCTGGTTTTCGCTGGGAGTATGGCAAG ggAAATTTCCACCATTGGGGTCCTCTCTTTCTGCACTTCGAAACGTATTTCAAGACCTACTTATCTCATAGAAATGACCTTCTTTTGTCAGATGACATCTTAGGGGATGTCAGCCCATTTCCCAAACAAGCagttttacaaattttgagaGTTATGCAGATCATCCTAGAAAATTGCCACACAAAGAGTTCATTCAGTGTTATAGAG CATTTCAAGCTTTTGCTTGCTTCAACAGATCCTGAAATTATCACCGCAGCTCTTGAGACTCTTTCTGCATTCGTGAAAATATCACCTTCAAAGCTGCATGTCAGCGGAAAGCTGGTAGGGTGTGGGTCAGTGAATGCTTGTCTTTTATCCCTTGCGCAAGGCTGGGGTAGCAAAGAAGAAGGTCTAGGTTTGTATTCATGTGTCACATTACATGAGAGGACCCAGGAGGATGGGCTATGCCTGTTCCCACTGGAGGCAAAAAATGACAGCGACAAGTTGCAGAATCGCGTGGGATCAACACTTGACTTTGAGTTGCGCAGTACTTCTCCTAGTGATGTTGAAGCTAGTGATAGTACAAATTCATCTGGAGTGCGTGTAATTCAGATCCCTGATAATCAATTACAAGAACAGGATGACTTGTCACTTATGAAGTTTTGTATTGAGCATTATAATGTGCCTTCAGATCTTAGGTTTCCATTATTAACCAGAATTCGGTATGCTCGTGCACTCCGTTCCTCCAGAATATGCAGGCTTTACAGCAAGATTTGCCTACTATCTTTTATTGTGCTTGTACAGTCTAGTGATTCACATGATGAGctagtttcattttttgctAATGAGCCAGAATACACAAATGAATTGATTAGAATTGTGAGATCTGAAGAAAACATATCAGGAACCATAAGAACACTTGCAATGACTGCTTTGGGTGCACAGTTAGCTGCATATTCGGCATCTCATGAAAGGGCACGTATATTAAGTGGATCAAGCATCAGTTTTGCAGGTGGTAATCGAATGATTCTCTTGAATGTGCTGCAAAGAGCGattatatcattaaataattctGTTGATTTGTCATCAGTTGCTTTCATTGAAGCACTTCTACAGTTCTACTTACTTCATGTCATATCTTCTTCAAGTTCTGGTAGTGTTGTTAGGGGTTCAGGCATGGTACCAACCTTTTTACCCCTGCTAGAAGATTCAGATCCTTCTCGGTTACATCTTGTCTGTTTAGCCGCAAAAACTCTGCAGAAGCTCATGGACTACAGCAATACAGCAGTCACCCTTTTCAGAGATTTAGGTGGGGTGGAGCTTTTGGTTCAAAGATTACAGATCGAAGTACATAGAGTGATTGACTTCACTGGATCAAGGGATAGCTCTATGGCAATGGGTGAATGtcctaaatataatattgaccAGTTGTACAATCAGAAGCGCTTGATTAGGGCATTGTTGAAAGCACTTGGTTCTGCCACTTATGCAACGGCAAATTCTGCGAGATCACAGAATTCTTACGATGTTTCTTTAACTCCCATCTTGTTGATGCTTTTCAGTAACAAGGAAAAGTTTGGAGGTGACATCTACTCCTCAGCTGTGACTCTTATGAGTGAAATGATTCACAAAGATCCAACATGTTTTAATGTTCTGTTTGACTTGGGCCTTCCATCTGCATTTCTATCATCCATTGTGCTTGGAGTACTTCCTGCTTCAAAAGCCATCACTTGTATTCCAAATGGTCTTGGTGCTATTTGCCTCAACTCCAAGGGTCTGGAGGCTGTAAGAGAAACCTCTGCTTTACACTTccttgttgacattttcactGACAAAAAGTATGTGATGGCCATGAGCGAAGGCATTATTCCTTTAGCAAATGCTTTGGAAGAGCTATTCCGGCATGTGTCTTCACTGAGAGGATATGGTGTTGATCTGATGATTGAAATAATTGATAAGATCGCATTGCTTGGGGACACCAAGATCTCTGGATCGTCAGAAAAACTTGATGGTAGCGAGGCAATGGATATGGACTCTATTGAATCTGATGACAAGGAAAACATAGGGGATTCTGTGGCAGATGGGCCTGTTCAAGGTATCGGTGATGAACAATGTATTCAGCTGTCCATCTTTCATGTAATTGTTCTAGTTCACAGGACAATGGAAAATTCAGAAACATGCCGTTTATTTGTGGAGAAGTCTGGTATCGAATCTTTATTGAAACTTCTTTTACGCCCAAGTATAACTCAATCATCTGAGGGGATGTCAATAGCTCTACACAGCACGATGGTATTCAAGTGTTTTACACAACATCATTCCACTCCTCTGGCTCGTGCTATTTGCTCTTCACTTCGTGAGCATTTGAAAGAAACTCTGTCTAGGACTACTGCTATCTCTGGATCTTTTTTACTGGATCCTAGGGCCAGCCCAGACCCTCTGATATTTTCTTCCCTCTCGCTTGTGGAGTTCCTCTTATTTCTTGCTGCCTCAAAGGACAATCGTTGGGTAACAGCATTGCTTACTGAGTTCGGTAATGGAAGCAAAGATGTCCTGGAAGATATTGGTCGAATTCATCGTGAAGTTTTATGGCAAATTTCGTTGCTTGAAGACACAAAGGCCGAAGCGGAGGACCAACTCACTGGTACCGCTAATACCTCTCGGCAGTCCGAGTTGGGCATGAATGATGCCGAAGACCCAAGGTTGAACTCGTTCAGGCAATTCCTTGATCCTTTACTGAGAAGGAGGACTTCTGGTTGGAGCTTTGAGTCCCAGTTTTTTGACCTCATAAATCTCTATCGAGACCTTACTCGTTCCTCAAGTCTTCACCAACGACAGAGTGCCGATGCACCTTCTTCCTCACAGGTTGCAGCGAATCAGGAAGATGAATCTGGTTCTTCTGGTTCATACCATCAGTCATGTTGTGATATGGTATCATCACTATCCATTCACATAACCCATTTGTTTCAAGAGTTGGGGAAGGTCATGCTGCTTCCATCTCGTCGGAGGGACGATACGCTCACTGTATCTCCTCCCTCAAAATCAGTGGCATCTACCTTTGCTTCTATAGCTATGGATCACATGAATTTTGGTGGGCATATTAGTCCCTCTGGATCTGAGGATTTGGTTACAACTAAATGCCGGTACTACGGCAAGGTTGTTGAGTTCATTGATAGTATTCTTTTGGACAAGCCTGACTCATGCAATCCTGTCATGTTGAATTGTTTATATGGACGTGGAGTTATTCGAACGGTCTTGACTACATTTGAGGCTACCAGTCAGTTGCCTTTTGCCATTAGTAGGGCTCCTGCATCTCCTATGGAGACTGATGAAGGGAAGCAAAATGATGTTGAAAAAGCTGATCAGTTGTGGACTTATGGACCCTCAGCTAGCTATGGAAAGCTTTTGGACCACTTGGCGACTTCATCCTACATACTATCACCTTTCAATAAACATTTACTTACACAGCCTCTAGTGCCTGGGGACATTCCATTTCCTCGTGATGCAGAAACATTTGTCAAAGTTCTTCAGTCCATGGTATTGAAGGCTGTGCTTCCTGTTTGGACGCACCCTCGGTTCCATGAATGCAATTATGAGTTCATCACTACAGTTGTCAACATTTTTAAGCATGTATTCTCTGGAGTGGAAGTCAAAAGTGTTGGTTCTAATGTGGGTCGTACTGGTCCACCCCCAACTGAAACAACTATTTCAACAATAGTGGAGATGGGGTTCACAAGGTCTCAGGCAGAAGAGGCTCTGAGACAGGTTGGTTCAAATAGTGTGGAGCTTGCCATGGAATGGTTGTTTTCACATCCCGAGGAACCTCAAGAAGATGACGAGCTTGCTCGAGCACTAGCAATGTCTCTTGGAAATTCTACGACAGAGACAAAAGAAGAGGACACAACTGAGGATACTCAGAATGTTGAAGAGGAATTGGTGCAACTCCCACCAGTTGATGAGCTGCTGTTGACATGCAAGATACTTCTGCAAATGAAGGAGACCTTAGCTTTCCCTGTTAGGGATCTCCTTGTCATGATATGCTCACAAAATGAGGGCCAAGAAAGACCAAGGGTCATTTCCTTTATCATTGAACAAGTGAAGCTTTGTGGTGACATCTCTGATAGTGGGAATCAGAAAATGCTCTCTGCCTTCTTTCATGTTCTTGCTTTAATTCTCAATGAAGACTCAGCAGCCCGAGAATTAGCGTACAAGAGTGGTCTGGTTAAAGTTGCATCAGATCTTCTCCAGCTATGGATTCATTCAAATGAGCAGGATTCATCTCAAGTCCCAAAATGGGCAACTTCAGCTTTTATTGCTATCGACCGTCTTGCCCAAGTGGATGCAAAGTTAAATGCTGATGTGATAGAACTTTTGAAGAAGAACGATACAGACAACCAAACGTCTATTGTCATTGAGGAAGAAAAGCAGAATAAATTGTCTTTGGGGTCACCCTTGAAGTATTTAGATACAATGGAACAAAAGAGACTGATTGAAATAGCATGTGGCTGCATCAGAAAGCAATTACCTTCTGAAACAATGCATGCTGTTCTGCAGCTCTCTTCTACCCTGACAAGAACTCATTCTGTTGCTGTTAGTTTCTTGGATGCTGGAGGTCTACAATTACTTCTTTCCTTACCTGCGAGTAGTTTGTTTGTTGGCTTTGACAATGTTGCCGCTATTATAATTCGCCACATCCTTGAAGATTCTCAAACCCTACAGCAAGCAATGGAGTCGGAGATACGACATAGTTTCATAACTTTTGCTAACAGACAGTCTAGTGGAAGGCTTACTCCACGAAATTTTCTGTCAAATTTAAGTTCAGTTCTTCAACGGGATCCAGTAATTTTTCTGCAAGCTGCTAAAGCCGTCTGCCAGGTTGAGATGGTTGGTGAGAGGCCATATATGGTATTGATAAAAGATCGGGAGAAGGATAGAAAAGATAAGGATAAAGACAAAACAGAGGAAAAGGAGAAACAAACGAATGATGGTAAGGTAAGCACTGCCACCACAATGCCAGCTGCTGTTGGTAGTGGGCATGTGAAGCTTCCTGATGCGAATTCCAAGAACTCTAAGATACACAAGAAACCTCCTCAGAGTTTTGTCACTGTCATTGATACTCTGTTGGATTCAGTATTAGCTTTCACTCCTTCTATGGAAGATGAATCTGTTAACAAAGTGGGATCAGCATCGACAGATATGGAAATTGATGTTTCTGCAAGCAACAGCAAAGGAAAATCTGTTGCTTCTGTGTCTGAATTAAATGTAGCTAGCCATCAAGAATCCTCTGTTTCATTGGCTAAGGTGGTTTTTATATTGAAGCTCTTGACAGAGATTCTTTTAATGTATTCTTCATCTGTTCATATCCTTGTACGAAAAGATGCCGAAGTTTGCAGCTACAGGGGAACTCAAAAGGGTGTAAATGCTTGCTTAACGGGTGGGATCTTCCACCATGTTCTTCACAAATTTCTACCCTTTTCTAAAAATCagaaaaaggagaagaaaactGAAATTGACTGGCATCATAAACTGGCTAGTAAAGCCAACCATTTTCTTGTTGCATCTGGTGTTCGCTCAACTGAAGCAAGGAAAAGAATCTTCACAGAGATCAGTTATGTTTATAACGAGTTTGTTGATTCATGTAATGGTTTTAGGGCCCCTAAGTCTGATATTCAGGCCCTCACTGATCTGCTCAATGATGTGCTGGCTGCTAGGACACCTTCAGGTTCATACATTTCAGCAGAAGCTTCTGTTACTTTTATAGAGGCAGGTCTTGTTCAGTCACTCACCAGAACACTGCGCGTGTTAGACTTGGATCATACAGATTCACCTAAGGTTGTTACTGGAATTGTGAAAGTTTTGGAGTCAGTAAGCAAAGAACATGTCCATGCTTTTGAGTCTACTAGTGCTAGAGGAGAGCGGTTGAAATCTACTGATCCTAACCAAGCTAGGGATGCAAATGGTGCTAGCTCACAGGCTGTTGATGCTACGGCCGATGCTAATGAAAATTTAATGCCAACAGATGAGAGTGAGTTGTTCCACAGTGTTCAGAACTATGGTGGTTCGGAGGCTGTCACTGATGATATGGAGCATGACCAGGATATTCATGGTGGCTTTGCTGCTGCAGATGATGATTACATGCAGGAAAATGCTGAGGGGACACAGAATCTTGATGAGACTGTTGGGATAAGATTTGAAATTCGCTCTGGTGTACAAGGTAATCTTGATGAAGATgaggatgatgaagatgatgagaTATCTGGAGATGAAGGCGACGAAGTAGACgaggatgaagatgaagatgctGATGATGATCACAACGATAtagaagaagatgaagctcATCACCTACCACACCCGGATACAGATCAAGATGACCATGAAATTGATGAAGATGAGTTTGATGAAGAGGTGATGGAtgaggatgaagatgaagaggatGATGAAGATGGTGTTATAGTGCGTTTAGGGGAGGGAATGAATGGTGTAAATGTATTTGACCACATAGAGGTTTTTGGCAGAGATAGTATTGCCAATGAAACTTTTCATGTTATGCCAGTTGAAATATTTGGCTCCAGGCGTCAAGGTCGAACCACATCCATCTATAATTTGTTAGGAAGAAATGGTGATACCAATGTCCCTTCGCAGCATCCACTTCTAGTGGAACCACATTCTTCAACATCTGCAGGTCCTCCTAGATTGTCAG AGAATGACCGTGATGCTTTCTCAGATAGAAATGCTGAGGGTTCTTTGTCGCGTCTGGACTCCATTTTCCGCTCACTCCGCAATGGGCGTCAAGGACACCGGTTTAATTTATTGTCGAATGAGGGCCAGTTAAGTGGTGGGTCAGGTTCATCAGTTATTCCCCAAGGTCTTGAAGAAGTACTTGTATCCAGATTGAGGCGTCCCTCCTCTGAAAAGTCTTCTAATCACACTACAGCTGTTgaatctcaaaataaaaatgaagagagTCCATCCTCTGAATTTGCTGAGACGACTGCTGAAAATCAAGGTAATGGTGGTGGTAGTAATGCCCCCCCTCCTTCCTCGGTGATATTGGACAGTACTAGAAGTGCCGATAATGTACCTGCTACAAACCAGCTAAATCAGGGAACAGAAACATCAAGTAGACAACCTCAGTTGGTTGAAGCTCAATATGACCATACTGATGTACTACGTGATGTCGAAGCAGTGAGCCAAGAGAGTGGTGGAAGTGGGGCAACTTTAGGTGAGAGCTTACGGAGTCTAGACGTTGAGATTGGAAGTGCCGATGGCCATGATGATGGTGGAGACAGACAAGCTGGTGGTGATGCTCGACTGAGGAGAGGTGCTCCATtgtttactaataataatgcaTCAATAGGCGGGAGAGATGCATCTCTCCACAGTGTCAGTGAAGTTTCAGAAGATCTAGTTCGGGAAGCTGATCAAACTGGTCCTTCTCAGGAGGAGCAACATAATCGGGATGCTGAATCTATTGATCCTGCTTTTCTTGATGCACTCCCTGAGGAGTTGCGTGCTGAGGTTCTTTCTGCTCAACCAAGTGAAGCTACGCAGGTGCAAAATCCAGAGCCACAAAATAATGGGGATATAGATCCAGAATTTCTTGCAGCACTGCCTCCTGATATCCGTGAAGAAGTTCTGGCACAACAAAGGGCACAAAGGCTGCATCAATCCCAAGAATTGGAAGGACAGCCTGTTGAGATGGACACAGTCTCAATAATTGCAACTTTTCCTTCAGACATACGGGAAGAG GTTCTCCTAACCTCGTCTGATGCTATTCTTGCAAATTTGACACCTGCTCTTGTTGCTGAAGCAAATATGTTACGAGAAAGGTTTGCACGCagatataatcaaaatttatttggatTACATCCACGAAATCGTCGGGGTGAGTCCTCTAGGCGAGGTGATGGCTTGGATAGAGTTGGTGGTGCACTTACTCGTCGGTCTACGGGTGTTAAGCCAGTTGAAGCAGATGGGTCCCCTTTAGTTGACACAGAAGGTTTGAAAGCTTTGATCCGGTTGCTTCGTGTTGTTCAG CCGCTTTACAAGAGTCAGCAGAGACTCCTCCTAAATCTTTGTGCTAATGCTGATACTAGAATTGATTTGctaaaaattttaatggaCTTGCTGATGCTGgacaaaaagaaatatcatACCGATCTAAGTGCTCTGGAATCCCCTTATAGGCTGTATGCATGCCAGAGTCATGTGATGTATTCTCGCCCTCAATATGTTGATG GTGTGCCACCTTTGGTGTCACGGCGAGCTTTGGAGACCCTTACCTACCTAGCTCGTAATCATCCTTTGGTTGCCAAGCTATTACTTGAGTTCAGATTGCCACAGTTCAAGAAGTCATCAAGCTCTGATGAAGAACGGGGAAAATCTGTTATGCTTCTTGATGAACAGAAGGAATACCCGGAAGGGCAGGCATCCTTTACATTGCTTCTTAGCCTTTTAAACCAGTCACTTTATTTAAGAAGTGTTGCTCACCTGGAGCAG CTCCTAAATCTGTTGGATGTTGTTATTGACTATGGTGAGAGGAAATCAAATCCATCTAACGAGGCAGGTTCATCTGCATCTGAGCAGCCGTCTGACCCTCAGGTTTCTACACCAGCTGTTGATATGAATGTAGGCTCTTCTACAGCTTCAGGAGAGGGTAACTCTTCAATGCAAGCAACATCTCCAGAGGCTGATAGCGAGCAAATCGCTGCAACTGTTCTGAACAATTTGCCTAATCCAGAACTTCAGCTACTATGCTCACTACTAGCACGTGAAGG CCTATCAGATAATGCATACACACTCGTGGCGGATGTTTTAAGAAAGCTGGTGGCTATTGCTCCTATTCATTGTCATCTCTTTATCAATGAGCTTGCTGGTTCAGTTCAAAGCCTTACCCATTCAGCTATAGAAGAGTTGCACTTATTTGGGGACATAGAGAAAGCACTTCTTAACACTACTACTCATGGGGCTCCAGTTCTCAGGGTTTTGCAGGCACTGAGCTCTTTAGTAGTTTTGCTTCGTGATAAGGACAAAAAGCATCAGATTATCCCTGATACTGAGCATAATACTGCTATTTCTCTAGTTTGGGATATTAATACTGCTCTTGAGCCTCTGTGGCAGGAACTGAGCAGTTGCATCAGCAAAATAGAGAACTATTCGGATGTAGCACCTGATTTGTCCCCTTCTGCTGTTAAACCATCCAGTTCAGTGCCTCCACTTCCAGCAG GTCCAAGATCAAGCATCAACACGATCATCACCACAGTCCTCTCAGAATATCTGTTAGAAGAGCTTACATTCTTGAAGATTCATATAATCAGCTGCGTATGA